From Myxococcales bacterium, a single genomic window includes:
- a CDS encoding NAD(P)H-dependent oxidoreductase subunit E gives MAFSLSGEQERELERILARYPNKMAATIPVLHLCQEANENWVSEDVIQFVAQKLGVGTAHVMGVVTFYTLFNQSKPGKHQVWVCRTLSCALRGADQILHHCEKRLKIHQGETTPDGKVTLRTAECLASCGTAPMMQIDKTYHENLTTEQVDQLLDGLLSD, from the coding sequence ATGGCTTTTTCTCTAAGCGGGGAGCAGGAGCGCGAGCTCGAGCGGATCCTCGCGCGATATCCGAACAAGATGGCGGCCACCATCCCGGTCCTCCACCTGTGTCAGGAGGCCAACGAGAACTGGGTGAGCGAAGACGTCATCCAGTTCGTCGCGCAGAAGCTCGGAGTGGGCACCGCGCACGTGATGGGTGTCGTCACCTTCTACACGCTCTTCAACCAGTCCAAGCCGGGCAAACACCAGGTCTGGGTGTGTCGCACGTTGTCCTGTGCGCTGCGGGGTGCGGACCAGATCCTGCACCACTGCGAGAAGCGCTTGAAGATCCACCAGGGCGAGACCACGCCCGACGGCAAGGTCACCTTGCGGACCGCGGAGTGCCTGGCCTCGTGCGGCACCGCGCCGATGATGCAGATCGACAAGACCTACCACGAGAACCTCACCACGGAACAAGTCGATCAGTTGCTCGACGGCCTGCTCTCGGACTGA
- a CDS encoding zinc-ribbon domain-containing protein: MFCPNCGTQNPDTATTCTKCGFNLKGAAAPKFKGTMLMMNPQQGAAAPKPGAPAAPAVPSAPKPQLKGTMLGVAPPSMGSAPLPPGGAPAPAAPPPAGPPPGGFGGPADPLGGTMVAPPGGAPPGFPPPGADPGFGGPPPGGPMGGPPPGGPMGGPPPGGPMGGPPPCDPTVAPPVDLTAPPGWSPPVGLTVLPRRSAPARWGPPGGPTSAPAMVSRPAPAPGLRATPPARATRRRTHDGAAARPLRPQQTPIATAARALLRAGRNDAQGLPRQGRHQPDHVLRADPQPHFWPRRLEAKQMAGVPNAQVSHPILYFFLWPYFLTADLNEIWQAASGGRQM; the protein is encoded by the coding sequence GTGTTTTGCCCGAATTGTGGGACGCAGAATCCTGATACGGCCACCACTTGCACCAAGTGTGGTTTCAACCTCAAAGGCGCCGCTGCCCCTAAGTTCAAGGGCACGATGCTGATGATGAACCCGCAGCAAGGGGCGGCAGCTCCTAAACCGGGTGCGCCAGCGGCTCCGGCCGTGCCTTCGGCGCCCAAGCCTCAACTGAAGGGGACGATGCTCGGCGTCGCGCCGCCCTCGATGGGGTCCGCACCGCTACCCCCTGGAGGAGCACCCGCTCCGGCGGCTCCCCCGCCGGCCGGACCCCCTCCGGGTGGTTTTGGCGGCCCCGCCGATCCCCTCGGCGGCACGATGGTCGCGCCACCCGGCGGTGCGCCGCCCGGGTTCCCTCCTCCTGGTGCGGATCCAGGGTTCGGGGGTCCGCCGCCCGGCGGTCCGATGGGCGGCCCGCCTCCCGGTGGTCCGATGGGTGGCCCTCCTCCTGGTGGTCCGATGGGGGGTCCGCCTCCCTGTGATCCCACGGTGGCTCCTCCGGTGGACCTTACGGCCCCCCCTGGGTGGTCTCCCCCGGTGGGCCTTACGGTCCTCCCCCGGCGGTCCGCCCCGGCCCGATGGGGTCCCCCAGGTGGTCCTACGTCCGCCCCCGCCATGGTTTCGCGGCCGGCGCCCGCCCCCGGGCTTCGGGCGACACCGCCCGCGCGCGCCACCCGGCGGCGCACCCATGATGGTGCGGCGGCGCGCCCCCTTCGGCCCCAGCAGACACCCATCGCAACGGCTGCACGCGCTTTGTTACGTGCCGGTCGAAATGACGCTCAAGGCCTTCCGCGGCAAGGACGACATCAACCCGATCATGTTCTTCGTGCCGATCCTCAACCCCACTTTTGGCCCCGAAGGCTCGAGGCCAAACAAATGGCCGGCGTGCCCAATGCTCAGGTGTCGCACCCAATTCTCTACTTCTTCCTGTGGCCGTACTTCCTGACTGCCGATCTGAATGAGATCTGGCAGGCGGCGAGCGGCGGCCGGCAGATGTGA
- a CDS encoding DUF2752 domain-containing protein: protein MPMCPTAAIFGIPCPGCGLTRATLALFHGDLGGALHYHPLVFLATPMYFGVIGSIAFGYVRGGIEKIPSGRLTKLISALAVVTFFLLMGIWLARFFGAFGGPVEIRTFRASHR from the coding sequence ATGCCGATGTGCCCGACTGCCGCGATCTTCGGCATCCCGTGTCCAGGCTGCGGCCTCACTCGCGCCACGCTCGCGCTCTTCCACGGTGATCTGGGCGGCGCGCTTCATTATCACCCGCTCGTGTTCCTGGCGACGCCGATGTACTTCGGAGTCATCGGCAGCATCGCGTTTGGCTACGTGCGCGGCGGCATCGAGAAGATCCCCTCCGGCCGCCTCACGAAGTTGATCTCGGCCCTGGCCGTCGTGACCTTCTTCCTCCTGATGGGGATCTGGCTTGCGCGGTTCTTTGGGGCGTTCGGTGGGCCCGTCGAGATCCGAACCTTCCGCGCTTCGCACAGGTGA
- a CDS encoding PIN domain-containing protein, producing MAEALILDSEAVNALANATERGVLADRARAILTVAHERGALVRVPAPVLAEVCRGPRHDPPIDHLLASRGIVVCDLTQTIAKRAGHLLGRAKLSSAHAVDAFVVATALLFDASVIATGDPADMRRLASPFKQVRVFAI from the coding sequence ATGGCCGAAGCGCTGATTCTGGATTCGGAGGCGGTCAATGCGCTCGCCAATGCGACCGAGCGCGGCGTGCTGGCGGATAGAGCCCGGGCCATCCTCACCGTGGCGCATGAGCGTGGTGCGCTCGTCCGCGTCCCCGCACCTGTGCTCGCCGAAGTGTGCCGAGGCCCTCGGCATGACCCTCCCATTGACCACCTCCTCGCCTCGCGCGGGATCGTCGTTTGTGACCTCACCCAGACGATCGCCAAACGGGCTGGCCATCTGCTAGGTCGTGCCAAGCTATCCTCCGCCCACGCTGTGGACGCATTCGTCGTAGCAACCGCGCTACTCTTTGACGCTTCCGTGATCGCAACCGGGGACCCCGCGGACATGCGGCGACTTGCTTCACCCTTCAAGCAGGTTCGAGTTTTCGCCATCTAG